CCTATCCAAGTATCAAGGCCAGAGACAAGACAGAATGACCAGAACCATACAGTGGAAATGCAAAACTATTTGAGTTCCTTTGTCAACAATTATGGTCGGGTACCACCTTACCCAAACAACTATAACAACTTTGGTGGAAGGTTTCTGCCGGTGAATCCTAATGATCCCGCGTCATACGCTAATCATATGATGATGATGCAGCAAGCTTACTTGCAGTATATGCAGCAATATGCCAATATGTGAGTACCTACTGTCGTAACTACTAACTATACCTATCATCTGCAGGAGACCACTGTCTATAGAGTTCACTGTTCACCTGTTTATTTGTGTATACatcctacatatatgtatatgttacaAGATAGCCCACAAAGTTATGcataatattttgatttgtatgaactgtttaatttaaataatagtgATTTTAAGTATGGTCTGACCTACCCTTGACCAGTAAATATTTCATGTCACTAGAAAACCTCGAAATAGTTCGTAGGTGTGAGGAACGCTATAAGCCTGAAATCCTATTTACGCATTAGTCatcgattttttcttttcgcgTAATAGGTAAACGCTATAGCGAGGTATAAAGCGGATAAAATATATCCTCTAGCTAGTGCGAAAAAGTAATGGTTAGAATACGAATTAACTAAGTTTTGCACTCACTAGTGCATTCACTAAAGAAAACGACCTTTAGCATCACTGCAGCGACATCTGTAGTTTACTTTCCTTGACTCGGTCATTAGGTCATTACTCTAAAGAGAAAGATATATCTTTCCTGGTTACCGCATTAGAGTAATCTTTTGCAAAGGTTGACTGCTTTAAAGACTGCCTGAATACAAGCATTATCACAGCTATGTACATTGTACCTACACTTTATCTAAAGATGCAATAAAGTTAATATAtgtgaggagtgtcttttcaaaagggtttattttttctgggaatctatttctaaattggaccataagttttcttgagcaaggttctctctagaagtaccatcatcttcctcgcgttgtcccggcattttgccacggctcatgggagcctggggtccgcttggcaactaatcccagtaattggcgtgggcactagtttttacgaaagcgactgccatctgaccttccaacccagagggtaaactaggccagtttagggattagtccggtttcctcacgatgttttccttcaccgaaaagcgactggtaaatatcaaatgatatttcgtacataagttccgaaaaactcattggtacgagccggggttcgaacccgcgacctccggattgcaagtcgcacgctcttaccgctaggccaccagcgcttctctctagaagtaccgctaagaaaaaaataaacccttttgaataGACACTCCTCATGTAATCAATCAATTACCCCCAGGTGGCAAGCAACCAACAACGCGGTCCCCGCAGCCCCGCCCGTGCCGGAGACCCCCGCCGCGCCCGAGCCCGCGCCGGCGCCCGAGGACGACGAGGCGCCCCGCGACTGGCTCGACCATCTATACGCGGCGTCGCGCATCGCCATACTGTTCTCGCTGGTGTACCTGTACGGGAGCCCGGCGAGGCTGCTCCTCGTGTTGCTGTTGGCCGTGGCTGGCTACTTGTGAGTATAATACTGCGCGGTTTGAGAAGCGCTGATTGACTTGACCACCTGTAGAGTAGATACTGTTCTCGCTGGTGTACCTGTACGGGAGCCCGGCGAGGCTGCTCCTCGTGTTGCTGTTGGCCGTGGCTGGCTACTTGTGAGTATAATACTGCACTGTTTGAGAAGCGCTGATTGACTTGACCACCTGTAGTAGACACGTGACGCGGTCTCGTACATCACCACTGCAACGATGGTATAGGTACTTCCCTTGTAGCCCTGACGGTTTCAAAGAAAATATTGCACCTCTCAAACCATTCGCGATATCCCGGTTGGAACTTTGCAGCGCCTTATTACTGAGTGATGAGTGATACGGGTAGcctgaaatattcgcggcctcagctagaaaaaaaagatttaatataaaaactatgatACATTTtcccccgcctctttggcagtttaaatattgccgccattactaacgattaataattaacatttactttaatactctctttcatttttgccgcgaacttttcagccgcccctcgtatTTCCGATTCATCACTGAACGCGAAAGTTGAACATATATTTACGTTTGGTCAGATTATATGATATTGTGTTTGCCTGGCTTGTAAGCATGTGGATCAGATCCAAGTTGACCGtagttatgcagaaaacgaccaactcattttttttatcaatgcagAAAGCGACCAAAGCCATCGAGTTAGGGTATAAGTcactttgacaaaaataaaaagttggttGCTTTCTACAGAACTACGGTCAGTTAACACTTGCGGACCAACGAGGAgttttaggtacttatgtacctattctCAAAGCTAAACGCATTAGATCTGGTGTGGATCTAGTGTCACAAAAATGACAGCTGATACAATTCTACCATGGTGGACAGGCCAATAGCATGTCcgttgtattataaaaaaatcctattTTTCACAGGCACCAAATCGGCTTCTTCCGAGACCTGCACGTCAACCAGGCACCGAGACCGCAGCCGGTCCCGCGCCCGGCCAACGTTGAGCTTGACCAAGCCCAAGCCCCGGCCAACCAAGCCCCAGTTGACCAAGCACCCGTCAACCAAGCCCCAGTCAACCAAGCCCCAGTGAATGAACCAGCTGCTCCAGTTAACGCTGAAGCTGTTAACGCTGCCCCACAGGTAAAAACATAACCCATTATTCTTAAAATTTAGCAAATGTCAAAATTTGTCTCCTAGCTCTCTCTGTTTCCTTGGTAATTATCATTCCCATCCGATTGGGGTCTGTGTCCCTTTGCTTTGCCCTGTTTGATGTCTCGGCTTCAGAGATATTGCAGCACTCAAAATCTTTATTGATTGAACTTATCTACGTCCCCTTCGGCCTTGACCTCCGTCTGGCTACAGGGATTCAATTTCATTTTTAAGTTCAAGGTGATATTATGTAATACAGTCATGTTCCGGAAATCTCTTTACATACATGTCCGTAACTTCCGTAACCGTCTACTTTAGCTTATCGGCATCAACGTCACGTACTACCTAGGCTTCCGCGAATGATCTCGTCACAGGACAAATGATGCATAAAATTGCAAGTTGTAACCTATGCTAAGCATCTAATCTAATGAACTGTGAACATTGTGTGTGTGCGAGCTCATGAGATAATATAGAAACGTGCCTGTATGATAATTTTCGCCTAATTAATAAAGTGTGACTTATAATCGTTTGAGCTTGATTAAGCCACTAATGTGGCCTGACAGTAAAGCCACGTATTCACTAAGTATAAACGATTTTGATTAAAAACAGTGTTGGTAATCAAAGTCTCTCGGAAAATGTATGGGCCTCATTACGAAACAGTGTTTATAGACCTGGTTTATAAACAAAACTGTTTATACGTGGCTTGGTATTCCACTTGTCTAAggtctttgtccaatgtgcaatgcgtctcacatttttttaagtcgtaaatacacattggacaattttttatttattgacaatGATCTTGGACAAGTGGAATGCCACCCTTAAGCGTAGCCACACTCacgtaaaaataaactttattactATGAAAAGTAAACAATATTTTCTCTTTTCAGGTAAACCACGCCAGTGAAACCACCCCACCCGAAGACAACCAGCAGTCCCTTTTAGCGGTAACATGGATGATTTTCACCACGTTCTTCGCCTCCTTAATACCAGATACCAACTAGTGTTTCGTGAAACTAGTGTGAACATTTAGGATCGTCTGTAATTATCGGTTACATACGGGGAAATTGTAGTTTTTCGGCTGCCTTTATACAGAATGAAGGGCATTCGGTAAAAAAAGTTGTTTATTCTTTTCCGAATTTATCATATGATAAATATGACGTATGGGAATTTTGACAGATTCGATGATGTCGGCGCCATTTTTCGAAGTCGAAGACATtaactaaaatatatgtatagtatacatataagtactaatATGCTAGTACAACTAACTAGTGAAATGAAGTCATTCAATTCACAAAATTAAACTATTGAGACTA
The sequence above is a segment of the Cydia amplana chromosome 2, ilCydAmpl1.1, whole genome shotgun sequence genome. Coding sequences within it:
- the LOC134659936 gene encoding homocysteine-responsive endoplasmic reticulum-resident ubiquitin-like domain member 2 protein, whose protein sequence is MIPDNVTLIVKAPNQQIEDQNIECQSSWTVKQLKGHLSEVYPSKPGADEQKIIYSGQLLDDNTVLKDVLRTYESQIAHTMHLVCTPKRNIEPPVPTPDGLRQRNVGDRAEPIQVSRPETRQNDQNHTVEMQNYLSSFVNNYGRVPPYPNNYNNFGGRFLPVNPNDPASYANHMMMMQQAYLQYMQQYANMWQATNNAVPAAPPVPETPAAPEPAPAPEDDEAPRDWLDHLYAASRIAILFSLVYLYGSPARLLLVLLLAVAGYLHQIGFFRDLHVNQAPRPQPVPRPANVELDQAQAPANQAPVDQAPVNQAPVNQAPVNEPAAPVNAEAVNAAPQVNHASETTPPEDNQQSLLAVTWMIFTTFFASLIPDTN